One segment of Mycobacteriales bacterium DNA contains the following:
- a CDS encoding long-chain fatty acid--CoA ligase yields MQGLMQDYPLTLPYVFDRFEKLHGDKQLVWSTVTERKRTSIAEWTDRARRFGGVLDALGVPADARVGTFAWNTADHLALYWAAPCSGRILHTLNIRLFPEQLTFVVNHAEDDVVFVDRSLLPAFWKLAGTFESVRHIVVMDDGAPCEIPADPRIRLLDELLADAPPVRFAAEDENAAASMCYTSGTTGNPKGVVYSHRSIYLHSLGVLNAAAGIGMMERDRALPVVPMFHANAWGWGHAPLFAGTELVLPGPQMTPAAIAAMLEEEHVTMTAGVPTIWMGMLPELDGRDLSSLRAVLCGGSAVPKALSEAYREKLGMPILHAWGMTETSPLGSINGNFSAYDGVGEQEAADVRSRQGIAPVGVDARIVEPGTLTELPWDDKATGELQVRGPWIAADYYKVEHSEESFTSDGWLRTGDVGAMDAHGNIRLSDRTKDLVKSGGEWISSVELENHLMAHPAVAEAAVIGVPHPRWQERPLATVVLKEGASATKEELLEFLTPRVAKWWLPDDVVFIDEVPKTSVGKFSKKDLRSRFADYQLPTID; encoded by the coding sequence GTGCAGGGCTTGATGCAGGACTACCCGCTCACCTTGCCGTACGTCTTCGACCGGTTCGAGAAGCTGCACGGCGACAAGCAGCTGGTCTGGAGCACGGTCACCGAGCGCAAGCGCACCTCGATCGCCGAGTGGACCGACCGGGCCCGCCGCTTCGGCGGCGTGCTGGACGCGCTCGGGGTCCCGGCCGACGCCCGGGTCGGAACGTTCGCCTGGAACACCGCCGACCACCTCGCGCTCTACTGGGCCGCGCCCTGTTCCGGCCGGATCCTGCACACGCTGAACATCCGGCTGTTCCCGGAGCAGCTGACGTTCGTGGTCAACCACGCCGAGGACGACGTGGTGTTCGTGGACCGGTCGCTGCTGCCGGCGTTCTGGAAGCTGGCCGGCACCTTCGAATCGGTCCGGCACATCGTGGTGATGGACGACGGGGCGCCGTGCGAGATCCCGGCCGACCCGCGCATCCGCCTGCTGGACGAGCTGCTCGCGGACGCTCCGCCGGTGAGGTTCGCGGCCGAGGACGAGAACGCGGCCGCGTCGATGTGCTACACGTCCGGCACCACCGGCAACCCGAAGGGCGTCGTCTACTCGCACCGCTCGATCTACCTGCATTCGCTCGGCGTGCTCAACGCGGCCGCCGGGATCGGGATGATGGAGCGCGACCGGGCCCTGCCGGTGGTGCCGATGTTCCACGCGAACGCCTGGGGCTGGGGGCACGCGCCGCTGTTCGCCGGCACCGAGCTGGTGCTGCCGGGGCCGCAGATGACGCCGGCCGCGATCGCCGCGATGCTCGAGGAGGAGCACGTCACGATGACCGCCGGCGTGCCCACGATCTGGATGGGCATGCTGCCGGAGCTGGACGGGCGTGACCTGTCCTCGCTGCGGGCGGTCCTCTGTGGCGGGTCTGCGGTGCCCAAGGCGCTGTCCGAGGCGTACCGGGAGAAGCTCGGGATGCCGATCCTGCACGCCTGGGGCATGACCGAGACCAGCCCGCTCGGCTCGATCAACGGCAACTTCAGCGCGTACGACGGGGTGGGCGAGCAGGAGGCCGCGGACGTCCGGTCCCGGCAGGGCATCGCCCCGGTCGGCGTGGACGCCCGCATCGTCGAGCCCGGCACCCTCACCGAGCTGCCCTGGGACGACAAGGCCACCGGCGAGCTGCAGGTCCGGGGCCCCTGGATCGCCGCCGACTACTACAAGGTCGAGCACTCCGAGGAGTCGTTCACCAGCGACGGCTGGCTGCGTACGGGCGACGTCGGCGCGATGGACGCGCACGGCAACATCCGGCTGTCGGACCGGACCAAGGACCTGGTGAAGTCCGGCGGCGAGTGGATCAGCTCGGTCGAGCTGGAGAACCACCTGATGGCGCACCCGGCGGTGGCCGAGGCCGCGGTGATCGGCGTGCCGCACCCGCGCTGGCAGGAGCGTCCGCTCGCGACCGTCGTGCTCAAGGAGGGTGCGAGCGCGACCAAGGAGGAGCTGCTGGAGTTCCTCACGCCGCGGGTGGCGAAGTGGTGGCTGCCGGACGACGTCGTGTTCATCGACGAGGTACCGAAGACGTCGGTCGGCAAGTTCTCCAAGAAGGACCTGCGCTCCCGCTTCGCCGACTACCAGCTCCCGACGATCGACTGA
- a CDS encoding oxidoreductase — MTTATAAGTWALGGDLEVARMGFGAMQLGGKNAFGPPADKEKSQRALRTALELGVRHVDTSDYYGPYLVNELIKETLAPYPDDLVLVTKIGGRRDDAGQWLPALSPEEIRSGVLENLEHLGVDRLDVVNLRVMTTGEPIGDKFAVLAAMREQGLIRHLGVSNVDAAQLAEAQAIAPVVCVQNMYSLGNRADDALLDSCAEQGIAYVPFFPLGGGFSPFAAEGLAAVAKRHEVGPHQVGLAWLLQRSPNVLVIPGSGDPAHVEQNVAAAGLTLAEEDLTELSSSGS, encoded by the coding sequence ATGACGACGGCGACAGCAGCAGGAACGTGGGCACTCGGCGGGGACCTCGAGGTGGCCCGGATGGGGTTCGGCGCGATGCAGCTCGGCGGGAAGAACGCGTTCGGCCCGCCGGCGGACAAGGAGAAGTCGCAGCGGGCGCTGCGCACCGCACTCGAGCTCGGCGTACGGCACGTCGACACCAGCGACTACTACGGGCCGTACCTGGTCAACGAGCTGATCAAGGAGACGCTGGCGCCGTACCCGGACGACCTCGTGCTGGTGACGAAGATCGGCGGCCGGCGCGACGACGCCGGGCAGTGGCTGCCGGCGCTGAGCCCGGAGGAGATCCGCTCCGGCGTGCTGGAGAACCTGGAGCACCTCGGCGTGGACCGCCTCGACGTGGTCAACCTGCGCGTGATGACCACCGGCGAACCGATCGGCGACAAGTTCGCCGTGCTGGCCGCGATGCGGGAGCAGGGACTGATCCGGCACCTCGGGGTGAGCAACGTGGACGCCGCCCAGCTGGCCGAGGCGCAGGCGATCGCACCGGTGGTCTGCGTGCAGAACATGTACAGCCTGGGCAACCGGGCCGACGACGCGCTGTTGGACAGCTGCGCCGAGCAGGGCATCGCGTACGTCCCGTTCTTCCCGCTCGGCGGCGGCTTCTCGCCGTTCGCGGCCGAGGGGCTGGCGGCGGTGGCGAAGCGGCACGAGGTCGGCCCCCACCAGGTCGGCCTGGCCTGGCTGCTGCAGCGCTCGCCCAACGTCCTGGTCATCCCGGGCAGCGGCGACCCGGCCCACGTCGAGCAGAACGTCGCCGCCGCCGGGCTGACCCTCGCCGAGGAGGACCTGACCGAGCTCAGCAGTTCGGGAAGCTGA